The window GATAAGCGGTACGTAATTGAGTCAGTTTGGTAATGGCTTCTTCATCATTGAAATTAATACTTCTTACCTCAGTCTTGGAAGCTTCTCCTATTTCTGTACTTACTTTGCTTGTAATAATCTGTTCTCCAGTCTTATAAACTCCCTTACTATCACTAACAATAAATTCACTTCCTTCAGTACCCAGAATCAAATACTTACCATCCGCCGAAGTTCTATCTGTTGCCCAAACTCCTTTAATCTCGGCATAAACATTGTGAGAGCTAGCATTCTTGTTATAAAGTTCTACTATTCCATCTTTTAAACCCAAACTCTGAGATAATTTCTGAGTTATCCCACCACCGTTAGCCAGATAAATTCCAAAACAGAACATAGCGATCGCGATACCTAAAACCCATAATTCACCAGCACCACCAGTCTTGAGTCTTCTTCTGGGATTTGAGACGCTAACCGCCCAAACGGGTTCTGGGTAAAATAGCTGTACTCCCTGCTTGGTAAAAGTATCGCTGAAGCAACTTAATAAATGACCTAATGGTAAGGCAAGAGCAGTTTTGATACTGCCATGTAAGAAGTAGTTAACTGTGAGACTAACCGCAGCAATACCAACTGTCGCTAGTAATGAATGAGTAATACTGCGATGGGGAAACCTGTCTTCGATCCAAGAGCTTACAGGAAAACAGATTTTACCGATGGTTGAAGTGGTAGTGTCCAAGTCGGGAAGTTGTGAACCCAGGATAGCCAAACCCAAGGGTAGAGGGTTAGCAGTGCCAAGGATTAGGGAAGTTCCAGAGAGTGCGATCGCGCAATGGGTAATGGCTAACATTAAAGGTAAGAAGTAGAGTTACTTTACCAGTTTGGGTTAGGGTACGGGCGATCGTCAGCTAGAAGAATCACTGTTGGAGAAAGCTATTTAAATAATCGTGAGCAAAATTTTCCCAACAAAGCGATGCTTCGCACTCGCGTAGCGAGACCGCGCAATTCGTAATACTTAGAGGACTAGGTGATTGCTTCAGAATCATTACGCCTATTTGACACCGTTTTACGTGATGTAAGAACACCAAGTACGATTGCCACCAAGAATAATGCTGGAATATCT is drawn from Stanieria cyanosphaera PCC 7437 and contains these coding sequences:
- a CDS encoding metal-dependent hydrolase, which produces MLAITHCAIALSGTSLILGTANPLPLGLAILGSQLPDLDTTTSTIGKICFPVSSWIEDRFPHRSITHSLLATVGIAAVSLTVNYFLHGSIKTALALPLGHLLSCFSDTFTKQGVQLFYPEPVWAVSVSNPRRRLKTGGAGELWVLGIAIAMFCFGIYLANGGGITQKLSQSLGLKDGIVELYNKNASSHNVYAEIKGVWATDRTSADGKYLILGTEGSEFIVSDSKGVYKTGEQIITSKVSTEIGEASKTEVRSINFNDEEAITKLTQLRTAYPGADIYLSGELAIDFPEDVKISIEPNQMVTATVVGNSLKLNYCGLDRAIALLKEQFAVGTVEVKIWRS